The window CCGGAGACACGGCATCCATGCGCCCTGAGGACATCCTGCCCGACGCCCTGCTGGAACGGATCCGCGGCCGCGCGGCCGGCTACGACCGGGACAACACCTTCTTCCATGAGGATCTGGCGGAGCTGTCCGCAGCCGGCTACCTGAAGATCTTCGTTCCGGAGTCCGACGGCGGCCTGGGGCTCGGGCTCGCGGCCGCGGCGCAGCTTCAGCGCCGCCTCGCGACGGCCGCTCCCGCGACCGCCCTGGCCATCAACATGCATCTGGTCTGGACCGGCGTCGCCCATGTCCTGGCGGCACGGGGCGACGCGTCGCTCGGCTTTGTCCTCCGCGAGGCTGGGCAGGGGGAAATTTTCGCGTTCGGGAACTCTGAGGCGGGGAACGACTCCGTCTTGTTCGATTCCCGCACAGCGGCCGTACCGCAGCCTGACGGCGGCTACGCCTTCTCCGGCCGCAAAATCTTCACCAGCCTCTCGCCGGCCTGGACCCGGCTGGGGATCTTCGGCAAGGACACCTCAGCCGGAAACGGGGGCGGGCAACTGGTCCATGGTTTTATCACCAGAGACACCCCCGGCTACGAAATCCTCGCCGACTGGGACACCCTCGGCATGCGGGCAAGCCAGTCCCACACCACCGTCCTGAACGGTGCCGTGGTGCCGGCCGCGCGCATCTTCCGGAAACTGCCTGTGGGCCCGAACGCGGATCCACTGATTTTCGCCATCTTCGCGTGCTTCGAGACACTTCTTGCGGCTGTCTACACCGGCATCGGAGAACGGGCCCTCACCCTGGGGGTGGAGGCGGTCAAGCGGCGGACCTCTTTCAAGAACGGCGGGAAGAGCTACGCCCAGGACCCGGACACCCGGTGGAAGGTCGCCGATGCGGCCATGGCAATGGACGCGCTGTACCCGCACCTTTCCAGTGTGGCTGCGGACGTCGATGCTCTGGCCACCCATGGCGGACAGTGGTTCCCGAAGCTGGTGGGACTCAAGGTCAGTGCGACTGAGACGGCGCGCACGGTGGTGGACCTTGCTATCCGGGTGTCCGGGGGATCGAGCTACTTCCGCGGTTCAGAACTTGAACGGCTGTACCGCGATGTGCTGGCAGGGATGTTCCATCCCTCGGACGACGAATCGGCGCACAACACCGTGGCGAACGCGTGGCTGGGGTCGCTGGAAACGTCCTAAACAGTCCGCTGGACCTGTGTCACCCGGCGGCGGAGCCAGAAGCGGCGGCCGCCGCCCAGGTACAGCACACTGCGCTGCAGTTCCCACTTGCCATACTCGGAGTGTTCAACCAGACGGCGGCGCGCTTCAGGGAGGGAGTCGTCAGGGCTTACGGTCAGTACGAGGTACTCGTACTGCTGCGCGTAGTCCCGCTCCCGACGGACTGAACTGCTGGGAAAATGTTCTTTCATTGCTCTCCATTTTCTCCTTTTTGCGGCTAACGTGAAGTCATGAGCATCGATCCGCGTGTCGCGCTTGAAACGCTGACGGCGGCCCTGGAAGAACACCTGGCGGCTGTGTCGTCCCGCCGGGGAGAAGAAGACCCGGCAGTCGAGGCCGCGTTTTTCACGGTGGCTGAGGCCTTCGAAGTTTATGAGGACGCACTCTATGAGGCGTACGGCGAGGTGACCGGGCTGGGGATCATCGAAGACGAGGACGACGACGAGGACGTCGACGACGAGGAAGACCTCGAAATCCTCCGGGACTAGTCCCAGCAGGCATGCCGGGCCGGAGCGCCGCTAGTCGGGGTCGGAAACATCCTCAAGGGCTTGGGCAATTTGCGCCGGAAGCGGCGCCAGGGTGGCAGCCAGAATTTCCTTGAGTTGCACGGGCGTGCGGGGGCCAACCACCGCAGTCGCCACCCCCGGCTGGGCCAGCAGCCAACTCAGGGCAACGTCCACCGGGGTTCGGCCCAGTCCCTTCGCGGCCATCGCAACGGCCTCCACGACGCTGGACGCGGAACCAGACAAGTACCGCTCCACGTACCCGGCCAACCCTGCCTGGGCTGCGCGGGAATCCGCGGGGATGTGCCCGCGGTACTTACCGCTTAACACCCCGCGCCCCAGCGGGCCCCACGCCATCAGGCCCAGTCCGGCGTCCTCGATGGCGGGAACGAGTTCGATCTCGGGGAAACGGCGCAGCAGGGAATATTCCGACTGGTTGGCGACCAGCGGAAAACCAGCCAACGCGGCGGCCTTAGCCGTCTGCCAGCCGTTGAAATTGGAGACACCCGCGTAACGTGCGCGACCCGTGCGGACGGCGAATTCCAGCGCGGACAGAGTCTCCTCCAGCGGCACGTTGGGGTCCCAGGCCTGGGCGAACCACACATCGACATAGTCGGTGCCCAGCCGGGCAAGGCTCGCGTCCAAACCGGAGAGCATCCCGTTGCGGGAGGTATCGACGTTGCGCCGGCCATCCGAGGCCGTCAGCCCGGCCTTCGTGGAGATGACCACTTCCGAGCGGGCCACCACGTCACCGAGCATTCCGCCCAGCATCGCCTCGGCCTGGCCATCCGCGTAGGACGCTGCTGTGTCGACGAGGCTCCCGCCGCCGTCAAGGAAGGTGCGGAGCAGTGTGGAGGCGTCCTGCTCGTCTGTTTCCCGCGCCCAGGACATGGTGCCGAGAGACAAAGAGGACACGCGCAAACCGCTGTTGCCGACATATCGCTGCTGCATGTCAGTTAGCTTACGGGGATTGCAGAAACCTTCATGACGTAGGGTCTATAACCGTGAACTGGTTTGAAGCGGCCTTTCTGGGCCTTGTGCAGGGACTGACAGAATTCCTCCCCATCTCCTCGAGCGCCCATCTGCGGATCGTCGGCTCGTTCCTGCCCACCGCAGCGGACCCCGGCGCCGCGTTCACGGCCATCACCCAACTCGGTACCGAGACCGCCGTCATCGTGTACTTCTGGCGTGACATCGTGCGGATTGTCAGGGCATGGGCCCGCTCCCTGGCCGGAAAAGTCCCCCGGAACGACCCGGACGCCCGCATGGGCTGGCTGGTCATCCTGGGCAGCCTGCCCATCATCGTGCTGGGTCTGCTGTTCCAGGACCAGATCGAGTCCGTCCTCCGCAGCCTCTGGATCGTCGCCACCATGCTGATTGTCTTTGGCATGATCCTCGCCGTCGCCGACGCCGTGGGACGCCAGGAACGCGACCTGACGCAGCTGACCTACAAGCACGGCATCCTGTACGGCCTGGCCCAGGCCATGTCCCTGATCCCTGGCGTCTCCCGGTCCGGCGGCACCATCACCGCAGGACTGCTGATGGGCTACACCCGCGAAGCCGCGGCCCGGTACTCCTTCCTGCTGGCCATCCCCGCGGTCTTCGGCAGCGGTCTTTACCAGCTCTATAAGGTGGTCTCCAAGGACGGCATCACCGGTCCTTACAGCCTCCCGGAGACGGCCCTCGCCACCGCCATCGCCTTTGTGGTGGGGTACATCATCATCGGCTGGTTCCTGAAGTATGTCTCCACCCACAGCTACCGGCTGTTCGTCTGGTACCGGATTCTCTTGGGGATGGCCCTGTACCTGCTGCTCGGTTTCAACGTCATCAGCGCCTAGCACTAGGCTTGGGCTGTGAAGTCTTGGATCTCCCGCCCCGTACCCCAGCTCCCGGGCAGCATGGCTGCCCTCCGCCTCTTCGACACCGCCGCCGGCAGCGTCGTCACCCTCGGGGCAGCGGGCGAACAATCAATGTACGTCTGCGGCATCACCCCGTACGACGCCACCCACATGGGCCACGCGGCCAGTTACGTCGCGTTTGACCTGCTCAACCGTGCCTGGCGGGACGGCCGCCAGCAGGTGTCCTACGTCCAGAACGTCACCGACGTCGACGACCCCCTGCTGGAGCGGGCCACGGCCACCGGCGTGGACTGGCGCGACCTCGCCGCCGGCCAGATCGAACTCTTCCACACCGACATGGAAGCGCTCAACGTGCTGGCCCCGGACCACTATGTGGGCGCCGTCGAAGCAATCCCGCTGATCGTCCCCGCCATTGAATCGCTCGTCCGCCGCGGCCTGGCGTACCGCGTCGCCGGAACCACCGCGGGCGAACCCGACGGGGACGTCTACTACGACGTCGAGGCCGCCGGCAAGCACACCACCGAAGCCGCGGACGCCTGGAGTCTGGGGTCCATCTCCGGGCTTTCCCATGCCGAAATGCTGGAACTGTTCGCGGAACGTGGCGGCGACCCCGGCCGGTCCGGCAAACGGCAGGCCCTGGACCCGCTGCTCTGGCGGGTCGCCCGGGAGGGCGAACCGAGCTGGCCCGGCGGCGAACTGGGCGAGGGACGGCCCGGCTGGCACATCGAATGCACGGTCATCGCCCAGAAGTATCTCCCGGCCCCGTTCACCGTCCAGGGCGGCGGCTCGGACCTGATTTTCCCGCACCACGAGATGGGCGCCGGGCACGCCTACTCCCTGACCGGGGTACCGCTGGCCCAGCACTACGCACACGCCGGAATGGTAGGCCTCGACGGCGAGAAGATGAGCAAGTCCAAGGGAAACCTGGTCCTGGTCTCAAAGCTCCGCGCAGCCGGCGAGGAGCCGGCCGCGATCCGGCTCGCCATCCTCGCCCACCACTACCGCAGCGACTGGTCCTGGACGGGCGCCGGATTCGCCGAAGCCAAGGAACGGCTCCGTACCTGGCGGGCCGCCGTCGCGGTGGCACCGGAAGGGTCAGCCGCAGGACTGATCCCGCGCCTGCGGGCCGAATTGTCGAATGACCTTAACGCGCCCGGCGCTGTCGCCGCCATGGACGGCTGGGCCAGGTCGGCGCTCGACGCCGGACACGCCCCGTCTGCGGCGGACGCCGCCCTGGCCGGGGATGCAGTCAACGCCCTCCTCGGCGTCGAGCTCTAGCGCAGGAGGGCAGCTGCCCTGGGCGCTGCCGACTAGGGTTTGTCTTTCCCGCGGCGCTTGAGATAACGCTCAAACTCCCGGGCGATGGACTCGCCGCTGGCCTCCGGGAGGTCGGCAGTATCCTTCGCCTCCTCGAGCTGGCGCACATACGCCGCGATCTCGGGGTCCTCGGTGGCAAGTTCGTCAACTCCGCGTTCCCAGGCGTCCGACTCCTCCACGAGGTCCTGGGTGTCGAAGGGAACCTGCAGCAGTTCCTCGATCCGGTGCAGCAGCGCCAGCTGCGCCTTGGGAGAGGGCGCCTGCGCCACATAGTGCGGCACGGCAGCCCAGAGGGAGACCGTCGGCAGCCCGGCAAGCAGCGCCACCTCGGCAAGGACCCCGACGATCCCGACGGGACCCTCGTACTGTGAGGCCTCCAGGTCCATCCGCTCCCGCAGGGCAGCATCGTCCGTGGACGTACTCACCGGAATAGGCCGGCTGTGCGGCACGTCGGCCAGGAGCGCCCCCACCAGGATCACGTAGTCAACGTTGAGCGCCTCGGCATGAACCAGCAGCTCCGCGGTGTAGGCCCGCCACTTATAGGACGGCTCCGTGCCTTGGACAAAGATGACATCGACATTGGAGCCAGGAGCACTGGCCTGGTAGATGCGGGTTGACGGCCACTTGATTTTCCGTTCTCCGGAGGCGGTGCGGCGGATCGTGGGCCGGGTGAACTGGAAGTCATAGTACTCATCGGCGTCAACCGAACCGACCTTTTTGCCGCCCCAAAGCTTGTTCAGGTAGCGCAGGGCATCGCTCGCAGCCTCGCCGGCGTCATTCCAGCCCTCGAAGGCCGCGAGCATCACCGTGATGCGCCGGCCCTCGGGTACGGGCTGCAGCAGCCGTTCCGGCTCGGGCACGTCGCCCGTTTCCACGGGGTCTCCCTCGAAGCTATTCATCTCCTCACCCTACGTCCAAGCACCCGGCCCCCGCAGGCAATGAAGCGCCGGGAATCGCCGGTCCGGCGGCCATATTCGCCCAAGGCGTACTCCCCGGGGACGTACAGGACCGCACCGTAGACTGGCAAGCATGCGATCCTCA is drawn from Micrococcaceae bacterium Sec5.8 and contains these coding sequences:
- the mshC gene encoding cysteine--1-D-myo-inosityl 2-amino-2-deoxy-alpha-D-glucopyranoside ligase, with the protein product MKSWISRPVPQLPGSMAALRLFDTAAGSVVTLGAAGEQSMYVCGITPYDATHMGHAASYVAFDLLNRAWRDGRQQVSYVQNVTDVDDPLLERATATGVDWRDLAAGQIELFHTDMEALNVLAPDHYVGAVEAIPLIVPAIESLVRRGLAYRVAGTTAGEPDGDVYYDVEAAGKHTTEAADAWSLGSISGLSHAEMLELFAERGGDPGRSGKRQALDPLLWRVAREGEPSWPGGELGEGRPGWHIECTVIAQKYLPAPFTVQGGGSDLIFPHHEMGAGHAYSLTGVPLAQHYAHAGMVGLDGEKMSKSKGNLVLVSKLRAAGEEPAAIRLAILAHHYRSDWSWTGAGFAEAKERLRTWRAAVAVAPEGSAAGLIPRLRAELSNDLNAPGAVAAMDGWARSALDAGHAPSAADAALAGDAVNALLGVEL
- a CDS encoding acyl-CoA dehydrogenase family protein, coding for MRPEDILPDALLERIRGRAAGYDRDNTFFHEDLAELSAAGYLKIFVPESDGGLGLGLAAAAQLQRRLATAAPATALAINMHLVWTGVAHVLAARGDASLGFVLREAGQGEIFAFGNSEAGNDSVLFDSRTAAVPQPDGGYAFSGRKIFTSLSPAWTRLGIFGKDTSAGNGGGQLVHGFITRDTPGYEILADWDTLGMRASQSHTTVLNGAVVPAARIFRKLPVGPNADPLIFAIFACFETLLAAVYTGIGERALTLGVEAVKRRTSFKNGGKSYAQDPDTRWKVADAAMAMDALYPHLSSVAADVDALATHGGQWFPKLVGLKVSATETARTVVDLAIRVSGGSSYFRGSELERLYRDVLAGMFHPSDDESAHNTVANAWLGSLETS
- a CDS encoding PAC2 family protein, translated to MNSFEGDPVETGDVPEPERLLQPVPEGRRITVMLAAFEGWNDAGEAASDALRYLNKLWGGKKVGSVDADEYYDFQFTRPTIRRTASGERKIKWPSTRIYQASAPGSNVDVIFVQGTEPSYKWRAYTAELLVHAEALNVDYVILVGALLADVPHSRPIPVSTSTDDAALRERMDLEASQYEGPVGIVGVLAEVALLAGLPTVSLWAAVPHYVAQAPSPKAQLALLHRIEELLQVPFDTQDLVEESDAWERGVDELATEDPEIAAYVRQLEEAKDTADLPEASGESIAREFERYLKRRGKDKP
- a CDS encoding DUF5703 family protein, producing MKEHFPSSSVRRERDYAQQYEYLVLTVSPDDSLPEARRRLVEHSEYGKWELQRSVLYLGGGRRFWLRRRVTQVQRTV
- a CDS encoding undecaprenyl-diphosphate phosphatase; the protein is MNWFEAAFLGLVQGLTEFLPISSSAHLRIVGSFLPTAADPGAAFTAITQLGTETAVIVYFWRDIVRIVRAWARSLAGKVPRNDPDARMGWLVILGSLPIIVLGLLFQDQIESVLRSLWIVATMLIVFGMILAVADAVGRQERDLTQLTYKHGILYGLAQAMSLIPGVSRSGGTITAGLLMGYTREAAARYSFLLAIPAVFGSGLYQLYKVVSKDGITGPYSLPETALATAIAFVVGYIIIGWFLKYVSTHSYRLFVWYRILLGMALYLLLGFNVISA
- a CDS encoding aldo/keto reductase; translation: MQQRYVGNSGLRVSSLSLGTMSWARETDEQDASTLLRTFLDGGGSLVDTAASYADGQAEAMLGGMLGDVVARSEVVISTKAGLTASDGRRNVDTSRNGMLSGLDASLARLGTDYVDVWFAQAWDPNVPLEETLSALEFAVRTGRARYAGVSNFNGWQTAKAAALAGFPLVANQSEYSLLRRFPEIELVPAIEDAGLGLMAWGPLGRGVLSGKYRGHIPADSRAAQAGLAGYVERYLSGSASSVVEAVAMAAKGLGRTPVDVALSWLLAQPGVATAVVGPRTPVQLKEILAATLAPLPAQIAQALEDVSDPD